In the genome of Streptomyces lydicus, the window CAGACCCGCTCGGTCTCCAGGAGCACCGGCGCCTCGGGGGGCCCTTCGTCGAGCAGCGTGCGCAGCAGCTCGGCGAGTCTGGTTGGATACACCGTCTCATGCGAGGCGGACAGTTCCTCCGAAGTCCACCACCTCAGTCCCGAGACGCTGCGTCGCTCCAGGTCAGTCTGCCCGCCGGTGTCGGTGACAGTCCGATCGGTCCTTCCCAGGTAATACCACTCGTCCTGCTCCCAGCGCCGCCCGTCGAACGGGAAGGCACAGCGGCGCTTCCACAGGACGGGGCCGAGGACGGCGTCGGTGATGCCGGTCTCCTCGGCGAGCTCGCGACGGGCCGCCTCTTCACGGGTCTCCGTGCCCTCCAGGCCGCCACCGGGGGTGAACCACCACCTCTCGGCGGGGCGGGAGGGTTCGAAGCCGTGGAGCAGCAGGATCCGGTCGTCGGGGTCGAGCAGCACGATGCGGGAGACCTGGCGCACCAGGCGCGCGTCCGGTGCGTCACCGGCCGCCGCCCCCTGGGCCGCTGCCGGTCCCTCCACGCCCCGTCGTGGCCCCTCAGGCACTCTTGCGCGCCTTGCGCCGGGCCAGGGGCCCGTAGGCCGCGCCGACGAGGATGAGGACCGCGCCGGCGACCACCGCGAGGGTGATGGGCCGCACCGGACCGGGCTGCGAGGTGCCGCCGGGGAAGGCGGAGAAGGCCGCCGGGCGCTGCATCACGCCGACGCTGCCGAGCGGCCAGGCGCGGGCGTCGACCCGGGCATTGACGGCGCTGCGCGGTACGGAGCCGTGGTCGCCGTCGGTGAGGTGGACGCGGGAGTCCAGGGAGTCGCTGCGGTGGTCACCGAGCAGGAAGAGCTGGCCGCTGGGGACCTTTGCCTTGAAGCCGATGGGCGAGGCGGGTCCGCGGCCTTGCAGATACGGTTCCGCGACGGGGTTTCCGTTGATGGTCAGCCGACCCTGCTCGGTGCAGCAGGCGACCTTGTCCCCGCCGACGCCGACGACCCGCTTGACCATCGGCAGGTCGCCCCAGGTGGAGTCCTTGAAGACGACGATGTCGCCGCGGCGTATCTCGGAGCCGTCGACCTTCTCC includes:
- a CDS encoding NUDIX hydrolase; translation: MEGPAAAQGAAAGDAPDARLVRQVSRIVLLDPDDRILLLHGFEPSRPAERWWFTPGGGLEGTETREEAARRELAEETGITDAVLGPVLWKRRCAFPFDGRRWEQDEWYYLGRTDRTVTDTGGQTDLERRSVSGLRWWTSEELSASHETVYPTRLAELLRTLLDEGPPEAPVLLETERV
- the lepB gene encoding signal peptidase I yields the protein MSSSTERRTDGRGRTTGSVLSGLAVAVGCVLFLGGFVWAALIYRPYTVPTDSMTPTIAVGARVLAEKVDGSEIRRGDIVVFKDSTWGDLPMVKRVVGVGGDKVACCTEQGRLTINGNPVAEPYLQGRGPASPIGFKAKVPSGQLFLLGDHRSDSLDSRVHLTDGDHGSVPRSAVNARVDARAWPLGSVGVMQRPAAFSAFPGGTSQPGPVRPITLAVVAGAVLILVGAAYGPLARRKARKSA